The following coding sequences are from one Chaetodon trifascialis isolate fChaTrf1 chromosome 24, fChaTrf1.hap1, whole genome shotgun sequence window:
- the LOC139352074 gene encoding zinc finger protein 260-like: protein MSKVQTLRAFVEQRLTAAAEEIIELFERTIAEYEEELCRQRKRLDAVFQLDVRLHRTDVQLLSVSQEEDPPEQQEWSPSLDQGDPAELPHIKEEQEELWTSQEGEQLPGPEEADITKSTFPPVPVKSEEEDEEKPQCSHLHQRHTEDMKTEAGGEDCGGPEPARSSDSDRHLEPDTDDQTSQSSEPETDDSCDWEETGEPQSGLNSLQNNDDHSGVQTGEKPFSCSVFGESYQHKKSLTSHMRLHSEGKYFSCSVCEKTFPQRGLFLRHMRIHTGEKPFSCSVCGKRFTQKPSLRRHSTVHTGEKPFSCSVCKKTFQQRGNMVTHMRIHTGEKPFSCSVCGLRFRQKAHLRQHSTVHTGKKPFNCSVCGKRYQQKNSLTSHMRRHSEGKYFSC from the exons ATGTCTAAAGTCCAaacgctgagagcttttgtggagcagcgactaactgcggctgctgaagagataattgagctgtttgaaagaacgATAGCGgagtacgaggaggaacttTGTCGACAACGAAAACGGCTGGACGCTGTTTTCCAGCTTGATGTCCGGTTACACAGAACAG ACGTCCAGCTGCTGTCGGTGAGTCAAGAAGAAGATCCCCCTGAGCAGCAGGAGTGGAGCCCCAGTCTCGACCAGGGGGACCCAGCAGAGCTgccacacattaaagaggaacaggaggaactcTGGACcagtcaggagggagagcagcttccAGGGCCGGAGGAGGCAGATATCACCAAGTCCACATTCCCTCctgtccctgtgaagagtgaagaagaggatgaagagaaacctcAGTGCTCACATCTTCAtcagagacacactgaagacatgaagacagaagctggtggagaggaCTGTGGAGGACCAGAACCAGCCAGGAGCTCAGATTCAGACAGACATTTAGAACCCGACACTGACGACCAGACGTCTCAGTCCTCTGAACCTGAGACTGATGACAGCTGTGATTGGGAGGAGACCGGAGAACCTCAGTCAGGTTTAAACTCTCTGCAAAACAATGATGACCACAGTGGAGTccaaacaggagagaaaccatTCAGTTGCTCAGTTTTTGGGGAAAGTTACCAACATAAGAAATCCTTAACGTCTCACATGAGACTTCATTCAGAGggaaaatatttcagctgctcagtttgtgaGAAAACTTTTCCGCAGAGAGGATTGTTTTTGAGGCAcatgagaatccacacaggagagaaaccttTCAGCTGCTCCGTTTGTGGTAAAAGATTTACACAAAAGCCAAGTCTTCGACGACACTCGACTGTCCACACgggagagaaacccttcagttgCTCAGTTTGTAAGAAAACTtttcagcagagaggaaatatgGTGACACACATGAGGATTCACACAGGCGAGAAGCCCTTCAGTTGTTCTGTCTGTGGTTTAAGATTCAGACAAAAGGCACATCTGAGACAACACTCGACTGTCCACACAGGAAAGAAACCGTTTAATTGCTCAGTTTGTGGTAAAAGATACCAACAAAAGAACTCCTTAACGTCTCACATGAGACGTCATTCAGAGGGAAAATATTTCAGCTGTTGA
- the LOC139352064 gene encoding protein NLRC3-like isoform X1, whose translation MNRCEDREEGVRPSKTSLCGDDDGQTKAQRPEQQDPPDSAGPGPEPSCVSFKSDRSKDLPISFKQQHVSDRQIYGRPASAGPEPEPGPGPSCVSLKRKRPFGCLNISKDRPSAARRVHQESSEVPSGQSAQQHQTHLDAIFVLLEENIVSFVRNELKKNKTALSSDYPECLESQGEDEEVLDGEDAEQRRTSREAFVKITLHFLRRMKEEELAERLQSRSSVDVCRRKLKSNLKEKFQCVFEGIAKAGNRTLLNQIYTELFITEGGTGQVNDEHEVREINTASRKPHGPETTVRQEDIFKASPGRDEPIRTVMTRGVAGIGKTVLTQRFTLDWAEDKAHQDIQFMFLFTFRELNVLKEKKFSLVELVHHFFPETKEAGICRFEEFRVLFIFDGLDECRLPLDFRNNEILTDVTKSTSVDVLLTNLIRRKLLPSALLWITTRPAAGNQIPPECVDMVTEVRGFTDEQKEEYFRKRFRDREQAKRIIFHIKTSRRLHIMCHIPVFCWITATALEDVMKTRNEGQLPKTLTQMYIHFLVVQSKVKNITYDGGAESDPQWTPESRKMIESLGKLAFEQLQKGNLIFYQSDLTECGIDIRAASIYSEVFTQIFIDERGLHQDKVFCFVHLSVQEFLAALHVHLTFINSGVNLLSEEQTTYHESAETHLYRSAVDKALQNLNGHLDLFLRFLLGLSLRTTQTLRQSQLTQTGSGSETNQVTVDYIKKKIEETPSAEKSINLFHCLNELNDPSVVDQIQQSLSSGRLSTDELSPAQWSALVFILLSSEKDLDVFDLKKFSASEEALLRLLPVVKASKKALLSGCNLSERSCEALSSVIRSQSSNLRQLDLSNNNLQDSGVKLLSVGLESPNCTLETLRLSGCLITEEGCASLASALRSNPFHLRELDVSYNHPGDSGVMLLSARREDPHCRLDTLRVEPAGVRWLRPGLRKYSYELKPDTNTVNRKIKLSDNNRKMTHVREDQSYPDHPERFDHCPQLLCGTGVTGRCYWEVEWTGRVDVSVSYRRIRRKGDRRECLFGENDQSWSLLCSYGCFYARHNNIKTFITSSSSVSNRVGVYVDCPAGTLSFYRVSSDSLIHLHTFNTTFTGPLYPGFGFGRWSWFISWFCSRPSVSLCPL comes from the exons gatCTATGGGAGACCAGCTTCTGCTGGACCTGAGCCTGAACCGGGACCtggacccagctgtgtgtccttgaaGAGGAAACGGCCATTTGGTTGCCTTAATATCTCCAAAGATCGACCGTCTGCTGCAAGGAG AGTCCaccaggagagctcagaggttcCCAGTGGTCAGTCTGCCCAGCAGCATCAAACTCACCTGGACGCCATATTTGTG ctgctggaggagaacattgtctcttttgtgaggaacgagctgaagaagaacaaGACAGCTCTGAGTTCAGATTACCCAGAATGCTTAGAGAGtcagggggaggatgaggaggtgttggacggtgaggatgcagagcagaggaggacgagCAGAGAGGCATTTGTGAAGatcacgctgcacttcctgaggagaatgaaggaggaggagctggctgagcgTCTGCAAAGCA GAAGTTCTGTTGATGTATGTCGGCGTAAACTTAAATCTAACCTGAAGGAGaagttccagtgtgtgtttgaggggatcGCTAAAGCAGGAAACCGGACCCTTCTGAATCAGATCTAcacagagctcttcatcacagagggagggactggaCAGGTCAATGATGAACATGAGGTCAGAGAGATTAATACAGCATCCAGGAAACCACACGGACCAGAAACCACAGTTAGACAAGAAGACATCTTTAAAGCCTCACCTGGACGAgatgaaccaatcagaacagtgaTGACAAGGGGAGTGGCTGGCATTGGGAAGACGGTCTTAACACAGAGgttcactctggactgggcCGAAGACAAAGCCCACCAGGACATACAGttcatgtttctgttcactttcagagagctgaatgtgctgaaagagaaaaagttcAGCCTGGTGGAacttgttcatcacttctttcctgaaaccaaagaagcaggaatctgcaggtttgaagagTTCAGGGTTTTGTTCATCTTTGACGGTCTGGATGAGTGTCGACTTCCTCTGGACTTCCGCAACAATGAGATCCTGACTGATGTCACAaagtccacctcagtggatgtgctgctgacaaacctcatcaggaggaaactgcttccctctgctctcctctggatAACCACACGACCTGCAGCGGGCAATCAGATCCCTCCTGAGTGTGTTGACAtggtgacagaggtcagagggttcactgatgaacagaaggaggagtacttcaGGAAGAGGTTCAGAGACAGGGAGCAGGCCAAAAGAATCATTTTCCACATCAAGACATCACGAAGActccacatcatgtgccacatcccggtcttctgctggatcactgctacagctctggaggatgtgatgaagaccaGAAATGAAGGACAGCTGCCCAAGACCCTGACTCAGATgtacatccacttcctggtggttcagtccaaagTGAAGAACATCACgtatgatggaggagctgagtcagatcctcagtggactccagagagcaggaagatgattgagtctctgggaaaactggcttttgagcagctgcagaaaggaaacctgatcttctaccaatcagacctgacagagtgtGGCATCGATATCAGAGCAGCCTCCATCTACTCAGaagtgttcacacagatcttcaTAGATGAGAGAGGACTGCACCAGGACAAGGTGTTCTGCTTCGTCCATCTGAGTGTTCAGGAGTTCctggctgctcttcatgtccatCTGACCTTCATCAACTCTGGAGTCAATCTGCTGTCAGAAGAACAAACAACCTACCATgaatctgcagagacacacttgTACCGGAGTGCTGTGGACAAGGCCTTACAGAATCTAAATGGACACTTGGACTTGTTCCTCCGATTTCTCCTGGGTCTTTCACTGCGGACCACTCAGACTCTCCGACAAAGCCaactgacacagacaggaagtggctcagaAACCAATCAGGTAACAGTGGACtacatcaagaagaagattgaagagactccctctgcagagaaaagcatcaatctgttccactgtctgaatgaactgaatgatcCTTCTGTAGTGGATCAGATCCAACAGTCCCTGAGTTCAGGAAGACTCTCCACAGATGAActctctcctgctcagtggtcagctctggtcttcatcttactgtcatcagaaaaagatctggacgtgtttgacctgaagaaattctctgcttcagaggaggctcttctgaggctgctgccagtggtCAAAGCCTCTAAGAAAGCTCT ACTGAGCGGCTGtaacctctcagagagaagctgtgaagctctgtcctcagtcatCAGATCCCAGTCCTCCAACCTGAGACAGCTGGACCTGAgtaacaacaacctgcaggattcaggagtgaagctgctgtctgttggACTCGAGAGTCCAAACTGTACACTGGAAACTCTCAG gctgtcaggctgtctgatcacagaggaaggctgtgcttctctggcctcagctctgagatCCAACCCCTtccatctgagagagctggacgtgagctacaatcatccaggagactcaggagtaatgctgctgtctgctcgACGAGAGGATCCTCACTGCAGACTGGACACTCTCAG ggtggagcctgctggagtcCGATGGTTGAGACCAGGTCTGAGGaagt attcCTATGAACTCAAAccggacacaaacacagtgaacagaaagatcaaactgtctgacaacaacaggaagATGACACATGTGAGAGAGGATCAGTCATATCCTGATCACCCAGAAAGGTTTGACCATTGTCCTCAGCTTCTGTGTGGAACTGGTGTGACTGGTCGCTGTTACTGGGAGGTCGAGTGGACAGGAAGAGTTGATGTATCAGTGAGTTACAGAAGAATCAGACGgaaaggagacaggagagagtgtttgtttggagaGAATGATCAGTCCTGGAGTCTGTTGTGCTCTTATGGTTGTTTCTATGCCCGTCAcaataacataaaaacattcatcacctcctcctcctccgtctctaACAGAGTAGGAGTGTATGTGGACTGTCCTGCTGgcactctgtccttctacagagtgtcctctgactcactgatccacctccacaccttcaacacCACATTCACTGGACCTCTTTATCCTGGCTTTGGCTTTGGACGCTGGTCCTGGTTCATTTCCTGGTTCTGTTCTcgtccctcagtgtctctgtgtcctctgtag